From a single Couchioplanes caeruleus genomic region:
- the sucB gene encoding 2-oxoglutarate dehydrogenase, E2 component, dihydrolipoamide succinyltransferase, which translates to MPVSVTMPRLGESVTEGTVTRWLKQEGERVEADEPLLEVSTDKVDTEIPSPAAGVLSRIVVGEDETADVGSELAVIAGDGEEAESSAPAPAAQQEAPAQEAPAQQPQAAEQQPDPEPAAPTTPSTEKPIEEEAPAPQTAAPAGGGDGTAVKMPALGESVTEGTVTRWLKQVGETVEMDEPLLEVSTDKVDTEIPSPVAGTVLEIKVPEDETADVGADLAIIGTPGSAPAAAPAPQQSPAPEQETAQQQAPQQQAPAPQQQSPSVEPGSSYAEPAPEAEVAKDPVAAERAAEPAAPAQPAAPAAETVRGNGAGDAGYVTPLVRKLAAEKGVDLASITGTGVGGRIRKQDVIEAADKAAAAAKAPAAAPQSAPASAPTPKPAASPLRGRTEKLTRIRATIARRMVESLQISAQLTTVVEVDVTKIAQLRNRAKADFLAQNGVKLSFLPFFALAAVEALRQHPVVNSSIDQEAGTVTYHDGEHLGIAVDTPKGLVVPVIKEAGDLNLAGLAKRIADVADRTRNNKISPDELSGGTFTLTNTGSRGALFDTPIINQPQVGILGTGAVVKRAVVVDEPNLGELIVPRSMVYLALSYDHRIVDGADAARFLVTIKERLEAGQFEGDLGLHG; encoded by the coding sequence ATGCCGGTATCGGTCACCATGCCGCGGCTGGGTGAGAGTGTCACCGAGGGCACCGTCACTCGCTGGCTCAAGCAGGAGGGCGAGCGGGTCGAGGCGGACGAGCCGCTGCTCGAGGTCTCCACCGACAAGGTCGACACCGAGATCCCGTCGCCGGCCGCCGGTGTGCTCTCGCGCATCGTCGTCGGCGAGGACGAGACCGCCGACGTCGGCAGCGAGCTCGCGGTGATCGCCGGCGACGGCGAGGAGGCGGAGTCGTCCGCCCCCGCCCCGGCCGCCCAGCAGGAGGCCCCCGCGCAGGAGGCCCCCGCGCAGCAGCCGCAGGCCGCCGAGCAGCAGCCCGACCCGGAGCCCGCCGCGCCGACCACCCCCTCGACCGAGAAGCCGATCGAGGAGGAGGCGCCGGCGCCGCAGACCGCCGCGCCGGCCGGTGGCGGCGACGGCACGGCCGTGAAGATGCCCGCCCTCGGCGAGAGCGTCACCGAGGGCACGGTCACCCGCTGGCTCAAGCAGGTCGGCGAGACGGTCGAGATGGACGAGCCGCTGCTCGAGGTCTCCACCGACAAGGTCGACACCGAGATCCCGTCGCCCGTGGCCGGCACCGTGCTGGAGATCAAGGTCCCCGAGGACGAGACCGCGGACGTCGGCGCCGACCTGGCGATCATCGGCACCCCGGGCAGCGCTCCGGCGGCCGCGCCGGCCCCGCAGCAGAGCCCCGCGCCCGAGCAGGAGACCGCGCAGCAGCAGGCCCCGCAGCAGCAGGCCCCGGCGCCGCAGCAGCAGTCACCGTCGGTCGAGCCCGGCTCGTCGTACGCGGAGCCGGCCCCCGAGGCGGAGGTCGCCAAGGACCCGGTGGCCGCCGAACGCGCCGCCGAGCCCGCCGCTCCGGCCCAGCCCGCCGCCCCCGCCGCCGAGACGGTCCGCGGCAACGGCGCCGGCGACGCCGGGTACGTGACGCCGCTGGTGCGCAAGCTCGCCGCCGAGAAGGGCGTCGACCTGGCGTCGATCACCGGCACCGGCGTCGGCGGCCGCATCCGCAAGCAGGACGTCATCGAGGCCGCCGACAAGGCCGCAGCCGCGGCGAAGGCCCCGGCCGCCGCCCCGCAGTCCGCCCCCGCCTCGGCACCCACGCCGAAGCCGGCCGCGAGCCCGCTGCGTGGCCGCACCGAGAAGCTGACCCGCATCCGCGCGACGATCGCCCGGCGCATGGTCGAGTCGCTGCAGATCTCGGCGCAGCTCACCACGGTCGTCGAGGTGGACGTCACGAAGATCGCCCAGCTGCGCAACCGCGCGAAGGCCGACTTCCTGGCCCAGAACGGCGTCAAGCTGTCGTTCCTGCCGTTCTTCGCGCTGGCCGCCGTCGAGGCGCTGCGCCAGCACCCGGTCGTGAACTCCTCGATCGACCAGGAGGCCGGCACGGTCACGTACCACGACGGTGAGCACCTGGGCATCGCGGTCGACACCCCGAAGGGCCTGGTCGTCCCGGTGATCAAGGAGGCCGGCGACCTGAACCTCGCGGGCCTGGCCAAGCGGATCGCCGACGTCGCGGACCGCACCCGCAACAACAAGATCAGTCCGGACGAGCTGTCCGGCGGCACCTTCACGCTGACCAACACCGGCAGCCGCGGGGCGCTGTTCGACACGCCGATCATCAACCAGCCGCAGGTCGGCATCCTCGGCACCGGCGCGGTGGTCAAGCGGGCCGTGGTCGTCGACGAGCCGAACCTGGGTGAGCTGATCGTGCCGCGGTCGATGGTCTACCTGGCGCTCAGCTACGACCACCGGATCGTGGACGGCGCGGACGCCGCCCGCTTCCTGGTCACCATCAAGGAGCGGCTGGAGGCCGGCCAGTTCGAGGGCGACCTCGGCCTGCACGGCTAA
- a CDS encoding TIGR01777 family oxidoreductase, whose amino-acid sequence MRILMAGASGFLGTSLAERLRRSGHEITLLVRRPAENPGEASWKPSAGQLDPALVAAADVVINLAGAGVGDKRWTARYKSLIRSSRVDTTGTIASTISKLPAADRPRALLQSSAVGWYGDTGDREVTEEAPAGTGFLADVCRVWEAAARPAEDAGTRVALLRTGLPLDARGGLLKPQMPLFRAGAGAKLGGGKQWVPWIAFADWLSAVEFVLGRDDLAGPVNLVGPEPATNAEFTRTLGKVLNRPALLQVPGLALQVALGEFAHEALRSQRVLPGVLQREGFTFAYPDLESALRVAVDAERPAVA is encoded by the coding sequence ATGCGGATCCTCATGGCCGGCGCGTCGGGCTTCCTGGGCACCTCCCTCGCCGAGCGGCTACGCCGGTCCGGGCACGAGATCACCCTGCTGGTGCGCCGCCCCGCCGAGAACCCCGGCGAGGCCTCGTGGAAGCCGTCCGCGGGCCAGCTGGACCCGGCCCTGGTCGCCGCCGCCGACGTGGTGATCAACCTGGCCGGCGCCGGCGTCGGCGACAAGCGCTGGACCGCCCGCTACAAGAGCCTGATCCGCAGCAGCCGGGTGGACACCACCGGCACCATCGCCAGCACGATCAGCAAGCTGCCGGCCGCCGACCGGCCCCGGGCCCTGCTGCAGTCCTCCGCCGTCGGCTGGTACGGCGACACCGGCGACCGCGAGGTCACCGAGGAGGCGCCGGCGGGCACCGGGTTCCTGGCCGACGTGTGCCGGGTCTGGGAGGCCGCCGCCCGTCCCGCCGAGGACGCCGGCACGCGGGTCGCGCTGCTGCGCACCGGGTTGCCGCTGGACGCGCGCGGCGGGCTGCTGAAGCCGCAGATGCCGCTGTTCCGCGCGGGCGCCGGGGCGAAGCTGGGCGGCGGCAAGCAGTGGGTGCCGTGGATCGCGTTCGCCGACTGGCTCTCCGCCGTCGAGTTCGTGCTCGGCCGCGACGACCTGGCCGGCCCGGTCAACCTCGTCGGCCCCGAGCCGGCCACCAACGCCGAGTTCACCCGTACGCTCGGCAAGGTCCTGAACCGCCCGGCCCTGCTGCAGGTCCCCGGCCTGGCGTTGCAGGTGGCCCTCGGCGAGTTCGCCCACGAGGCGCTGCGCAGCCAGCGGGTGCTGCCCGGCGTCCTGCAGCGGGAGGGCTTCACCTTCGCCTACCCGGATCTGGAGTCGGCGCTGCGGGTGGCCGTCGATGCCGAGCGGCCGGCGGTCGCCTGA
- a CDS encoding DUF2079 domain-containing protein, producing the protein MSVVAAAPSESAEPPASPEGHGSGSRRPHLIVALVALALATYVTSGLWRDPAGRGLTENMGDQAFFEWLLGYGVYTLGHGADPFYTWMMNAPLGVNLAANTSVTVYTTLFSPLTFFAGPQVSFVTILTLNLAASAFTWYLFLRRWLIRLPVAAALGGLVIGFAPGFISHANGHLNWTAGWVAPVVLWRVLLLRERGRWLLNGVILGVLLAVGFSIAAEGLFFTALAAGVFVLVWSVAPATRAEARAAAPTVLAALGVAAVQAGLLLAYPLYMHFAGRRTFTGTGFNQAHYAEDFGAYFEYPTRSVAGWLGLGSDLAPNPTEETSFFGVPLMILAVVGLVLLWRAAAPGRRATLAAISAVGVVFLLLSWGPQLKFFKSQTSINLPYEALRHLPLFDSALPARYALVVAAVIGIVVALLADRLLTEPLPSVRAHATWAAAFALALVPLVPLPVLTRPRAPEPAFIADGIWRDYVSDNGVLTALPVATTDTPDGQRWQAYTMARAGKQFRIPGGYFLGPGGPDGTGRIGAESRATDWLFFRAAYYGTVVPLDDFDRDQARRDFAFWGVEAVFLPDEITGAHTDLFRSAVELTATDLLGTPERVGGVLLWRIRPGIDPAGRGTGD; encoded by the coding sequence GTGTCCGTCGTCGCCGCAGCCCCGTCCGAGTCCGCAGAGCCGCCGGCGTCACCGGAGGGCCACGGCTCCGGTTCCCGGCGCCCGCATCTGATCGTCGCCCTCGTCGCGCTGGCCCTCGCCACGTACGTGACCAGCGGCCTGTGGCGCGACCCGGCCGGCCGCGGCCTCACCGAGAACATGGGCGACCAGGCGTTCTTCGAGTGGCTCCTCGGCTACGGCGTCTACACGCTCGGGCACGGCGCCGACCCGTTCTACACGTGGATGATGAACGCGCCGCTCGGGGTCAACCTGGCCGCGAACACCTCCGTGACGGTCTACACGACACTGTTCTCCCCGCTCACGTTCTTCGCCGGCCCGCAGGTCAGCTTCGTCACCATCCTGACGCTGAACCTCGCCGCCTCCGCGTTCACCTGGTATCTGTTCCTGCGCCGCTGGCTGATCCGGCTCCCGGTGGCGGCGGCGCTCGGCGGGCTGGTCATCGGGTTCGCGCCCGGCTTCATCTCACACGCCAACGGGCATCTCAATTGGACGGCCGGCTGGGTCGCGCCCGTGGTGCTGTGGCGCGTGCTGCTGCTGCGCGAGCGCGGCCGGTGGCTGCTCAACGGCGTGATCCTCGGCGTGCTGCTCGCCGTCGGCTTCTCCATCGCCGCCGAGGGCCTGTTCTTCACCGCTCTCGCCGCGGGCGTCTTCGTGCTGGTCTGGTCCGTGGCACCCGCCACGCGCGCGGAGGCCCGGGCCGCCGCGCCGACCGTGCTGGCCGCGCTGGGCGTGGCCGCGGTGCAGGCGGGGCTGCTGCTGGCGTACCCGCTCTACATGCACTTCGCCGGCCGGCGCACGTTCACCGGCACCGGGTTCAACCAGGCGCACTACGCCGAGGACTTCGGGGCCTACTTCGAGTACCCGACCCGGTCGGTGGCGGGATGGCTGGGGCTGGGCAGCGACCTGGCCCCCAACCCGACCGAGGAGACGTCGTTCTTCGGCGTACCCCTCATGATCCTGGCCGTTGTGGGCCTGGTGCTGCTGTGGCGGGCCGCGGCACCGGGCCGGCGCGCGACGCTGGCCGCCATCTCCGCGGTCGGCGTGGTGTTCCTGCTGCTCTCGTGGGGCCCGCAGCTGAAGTTCTTCAAATCCCAGACGAGCATCAACCTCCCGTACGAGGCCCTGCGGCACCTCCCGCTGTTCGACTCCGCGCTGCCGGCCCGGTACGCGCTCGTGGTCGCCGCGGTGATCGGCATCGTCGTGGCGCTGCTCGCCGACCGCCTGCTGACCGAGCCGCTCCCATCGGTACGGGCCCACGCCACCTGGGCGGCCGCGTTCGCGCTGGCGCTGGTGCCGCTGGTCCCGCTGCCCGTGCTGACCCGGCCGCGCGCCCCGGAGCCGGCGTTCATCGCGGACGGCATCTGGCGCGACTACGTCAGCGACAACGGCGTGCTGACCGCGTTGCCGGTCGCCACCACGGACACCCCGGACGGGCAGCGCTGGCAGGCGTACACGATGGCCCGGGCCGGCAAGCAGTTCCGCATCCCCGGCGGTTACTTCCTCGGGCCGGGCGGGCCGGACGGCACCGGCCGGATCGGGGCGGAGTCCCGGGCCACCGACTGGCTGTTCTTCCGGGCCGCCTACTACGGCACGGTGGTCCCGCTCGACGACTTCGACCGGGACCAGGCGCGGCGCGACTTCGCCTTCTGGGGCGTCGAGGCGGTCTTCCTGCCCGACGAGATCACCGGCGCGCACACCGACCTGTTCCGCTCCGCGGTGGAACTCACGGCGACGGATCTGCTCGGCACACCGGAACGGGTGGGTGGCGTGCTGCTGTGGCGCATCCGCCCCGGCATCGACCCGGCCGGGCGCGGCACGGGAGATTAA
- a CDS encoding DUF2079 domain-containing protein, translated as MAVATTAPAVAAEPPAVPEVRAARSRWSLNWLWDVGVALLCLATAYWVTSGLWENPYRRSLSFNEGDHAFFEWLLGYGVQILRNGANPFHTDLLNAPVGVNLAANTSITVLAVLFAPLTMLAGAQISYVTILTLNLAVSAYGWYFLLHAHAVRHRSAAAIGGLFCGFAPGWIAHANGHLNWTAGWLAPAILWWVLKLRASRRWLRDGIVLGVLMAAGFTIAAEMLFSIALATAIFVIAWSAGRATWPQARAAAPTTLAALGVSALVAGALLAYPLYMHFAGPGSFSGTGFDQRRFVEDAAGYLVYPLQSLAGLAGIERGDLASNQTEAASFFGAPLLILIVVGTALLWWSGDRRRRALMRALTIVGLLFTVLSLGPRFNWFNKEYDFPLPYAALAHLPIFDSALPARMALVVACVIGTTLALLADRVLTPRLRLRWRVTWAVAFAAALVPIFPRPLLTSERSPEPRFIADGSWERYVPEGGVMSALPYAASSTPDAQRWQAYTMARGGPQFGMPDGYFLGPGGPDGTGRVGAPERRTDMMWRHIAVTGYAYDIDNYDRAKVRGDLAYWKIDALFIPDRISGKDGILFRAALVHTMEELFGPGERVEDVLVWRVRPGIDPMPVPDDGPDGPRRPTD; from the coding sequence GTGGCCGTAGCAACAACCGCCCCCGCCGTCGCCGCCGAACCGCCGGCGGTGCCCGAAGTGCGGGCGGCCCGCAGTCGCTGGTCGCTCAACTGGCTCTGGGACGTGGGCGTCGCGTTGCTCTGCCTGGCGACGGCGTACTGGGTCACCTCGGGCCTGTGGGAGAACCCGTACCGGCGCTCGCTCAGCTTCAACGAGGGCGACCACGCGTTCTTCGAATGGCTGCTCGGCTACGGCGTGCAGATCCTGCGCAACGGGGCGAACCCGTTCCACACCGATCTGCTCAACGCGCCGGTGGGCGTGAACCTCGCGGCGAACACGTCCATCACCGTGCTGGCCGTCCTCTTCGCGCCGCTGACCATGCTGGCCGGGGCCCAGATCTCGTACGTGACGATCCTCACGCTGAACCTGGCCGTGTCGGCGTACGGCTGGTATTTCCTGCTGCACGCCCACGCCGTCCGGCACCGGTCGGCGGCCGCGATCGGCGGCCTCTTCTGCGGGTTCGCGCCCGGCTGGATCGCACACGCCAACGGCCATCTCAACTGGACGGCCGGCTGGCTGGCGCCGGCGATCCTCTGGTGGGTGCTCAAGCTGCGCGCGTCCCGCCGCTGGCTGCGCGACGGCATCGTGCTGGGCGTGCTCATGGCTGCCGGTTTCACCATCGCCGCCGAGATGCTGTTCTCCATCGCCCTCGCCACGGCCATCTTCGTCATCGCGTGGAGCGCCGGGCGGGCCACCTGGCCACAGGCCCGCGCCGCAGCCCCGACCACCCTCGCCGCGCTGGGCGTCAGCGCGCTGGTGGCCGGCGCGCTGCTGGCGTACCCGCTCTACATGCACTTCGCCGGGCCCGGCTCGTTCTCCGGCACGGGCTTCGACCAGCGCAGGTTCGTCGAGGACGCGGCCGGCTACCTCGTCTATCCGCTCCAGTCGCTGGCCGGCCTGGCGGGCATCGAACGCGGCGACCTCGCCTCCAACCAGACCGAGGCGGCATCGTTCTTCGGGGCGCCGCTGCTGATCCTGATCGTCGTGGGCACCGCACTGCTCTGGTGGAGCGGCGACCGCAGGCGCCGGGCGCTGATGCGCGCGCTGACGATCGTCGGCCTGCTCTTCACCGTGCTGTCGCTGGGCCCCCGCTTCAACTGGTTCAACAAGGAGTACGACTTCCCGCTCCCGTACGCGGCGCTCGCCCACCTGCCCATCTTCGACTCGGCCCTGCCCGCCCGGATGGCCCTCGTGGTCGCCTGCGTGATCGGCACGACCCTCGCGCTGCTGGCCGATCGGGTGCTGACTCCACGCCTGCGCCTCCGCTGGCGCGTCACGTGGGCGGTGGCGTTCGCCGCGGCCCTCGTACCGATCTTCCCCAGACCGCTGCTCACCAGCGAGCGCTCCCCCGAGCCACGGTTCATCGCCGACGGCAGCTGGGAGCGGTACGTGCCGGAGGGCGGGGTGATGAGCGCCCTCCCGTACGCGGCCAGCTCCACCCCCGACGCGCAGCGCTGGCAGGCGTACACGATGGCCCGCGGCGGCCCCCAGTTCGGCATGCCGGACGGCTACTTCCTCGGCCCGGGCGGCCCCGACGGCACGGGCCGGGTGGGAGCGCCGGAACGCCGCACCGACATGATGTGGCGCCACATCGCGGTCACCGGCTACGCGTACGACATCGACAACTACGACCGCGCCAAGGTCCGCGGCGACCTGGCGTACTGGAAGATCGACGCGCTGTTCATCCCGGACCGGATCAGCGGCAAGGACGGCATTTTGTTCCGGGCGGCGCTGGTGCACACGATGGAAGAGCTCTTCGGGCCGGGCGAACGGGTGGAGGACGTGCTGGTGTGGCGCGTACGCCCGGGCATCGACCCGATGCCGGTACCGGACGACGGCCCGGACGGCCCCCGCCGCCCGACCGACTAA
- the lipB gene encoding lipoyl(octanoyl) transferase LipB gives MTTSTLQVLRPGLVDYREAWDEQRRLHEAVVAGERPDTILLLEHPSVFTAGKRTEPMDRPMDGTPVVDVDRGGKITWHGPGQLVGYPIVKLTDPVDVVAYVRRIEQMLIEVCAEFGVTVDRVEGRSGAWVRADERGPDRKVAAIGIRVARGVTQHGFAINCDCDLSNFDRFVPCGIRDAGVTSLSAELGRPVTVADVMPVVERHLATLL, from the coding sequence GTGACGACTTCCACGCTGCAGGTCCTGCGCCCGGGTCTGGTCGACTACCGCGAGGCCTGGGACGAGCAGCGCCGCCTGCACGAGGCCGTGGTGGCCGGCGAGCGGCCCGACACGATCCTGCTGCTCGAGCACCCCAGCGTCTTCACCGCCGGCAAGCGCACCGAGCCGATGGACCGCCCGATGGACGGCACCCCGGTCGTCGACGTCGACCGCGGCGGCAAGATCACCTGGCACGGCCCGGGACAGCTCGTCGGGTACCCGATCGTCAAGCTCACCGACCCGGTCGACGTCGTCGCGTACGTCCGCCGCATCGAGCAGATGCTGATCGAGGTCTGCGCCGAGTTCGGCGTCACCGTGGACCGCGTCGAGGGTCGCAGCGGCGCCTGGGTCCGCGCCGACGAGCGTGGCCCGGACCGCAAGGTCGCCGCGATCGGCATCCGCGTGGCCCGCGGCGTCACCCAGCACGGCTTCGCGATCAACTGCGACTGCGACCTGTCGAACTTCGACCGTTTCGTCCCCTGCGGCATCCGCGACGCCGGCGTCACCTCGCTGAGCGCGGAGCTGGGCCGCCCGGTCACGGTCGCGGATGTCATGCCGGTGGTCGAACGACACCTCGCGACGCTGCTGTGA
- a CDS encoding peptide ABC transporter substrate-binding protein translates to MKLYNDPRDKRVFVPNKAGGVSLNFGHPIAWWILILMTVLPLIIVVGVTIAVVL, encoded by the coding sequence GTGAAGCTGTACAACGATCCCCGCGACAAGCGCGTCTTCGTCCCCAACAAGGCCGGCGGCGTCTCGCTGAACTTCGGCCACCCGATCGCCTGGTGGATCCTCATCCTGATGACGGTCCTCCCGCTGATCATCGTCGTCGGCGTGACGATCGCCGTCGTCCTCTGA
- the aspS gene encoding aspartate--tRNA(Asn) ligase — MQRILSTELAAHEKQTVTIAGWVHRRRLLKSVAFLIVRDAAGLSQVVVAEPGVRAQVEELPEETVVEVTATVVANAAAPAGVELVAPTVRRISGAVAVPLPFEVHRPTLSATMATQLDHAALALRHPSRATALRVAAAATAGFRDALERRRFVEIHTPKIVGTATESGANVFELDYFGRPAYLAQSPQFYKQMMVGVFERVYEVGPVFRAEPHDTARHLAQYTSLDAELGFIGDHRDVMAVLTEVVAGMTAAVAERTGVPVPAVPAEIPAVHFAEALRIAGAPADEPDLAPAHERALGEWALREHGSEFVFVTGYPMAKRPFYTHPQPSDPRWSNSFDLLFRGLELVTGGQRLHRYEDYVQVVPDPAALGGYLDGFRYGMPPHGGFAIGLERFVARLTGAANVREVTAFPRDLHRVMP; from the coding sequence ATGCAACGCATCCTCTCCACCGAGTTGGCCGCCCACGAGAAGCAGACCGTCACGATCGCCGGGTGGGTGCATCGGCGGCGGCTGCTGAAGTCGGTCGCTTTCCTGATCGTCCGGGACGCCGCCGGGCTCAGCCAGGTCGTCGTCGCCGAGCCGGGCGTACGGGCGCAGGTCGAGGAGTTGCCGGAGGAGACCGTCGTCGAGGTCACCGCCACGGTCGTCGCGAACGCTGCGGCTCCGGCCGGGGTTGAGCTCGTTGCCCCCACCGTACGGCGGATCAGTGGTGCTGTGGCCGTACCGTTGCCTTTCGAAGTGCATCGGCCGACGCTGAGCGCGACCATGGCGACGCAGCTGGACCATGCCGCCCTGGCCCTGCGGCATCCGTCGCGGGCGACGGCGTTGCGGGTCGCAGCGGCCGCGACCGCCGGGTTCCGCGACGCGTTGGAACGGCGGCGGTTCGTGGAGATCCACACCCCGAAGATCGTGGGTACGGCGACCGAGTCCGGCGCGAACGTCTTCGAGCTGGACTACTTCGGGCGGCCGGCCTACCTTGCGCAGTCGCCGCAGTTCTACAAGCAGATGATGGTCGGCGTCTTCGAGCGGGTGTACGAGGTCGGCCCGGTGTTCCGCGCCGAGCCGCACGACACCGCCCGGCACCTCGCCCAGTACACGTCGCTCGACGCGGAGCTGGGGTTCATCGGCGACCACCGCGACGTGATGGCCGTGCTCACCGAGGTGGTGGCCGGCATGACGGCGGCCGTCGCCGAGCGGACCGGGGTTCCGGTGCCCGCGGTCCCGGCGGAGATCCCGGCGGTGCACTTCGCCGAGGCGCTGCGGATCGCCGGGGCGCCCGCCGACGAGCCGGACCTGGCGCCGGCGCACGAGCGGGCGCTGGGGGAGTGGGCGCTGCGGGAGCACGGGTCCGAGTTCGTGTTCGTCACCGGGTACCCGATGGCCAAGCGGCCGTTCTACACCCATCCGCAGCCGTCCGACCCGCGGTGGAGCAACAGCTTCGACCTGCTGTTCCGGGGGTTGGAGCTGGTGACGGGCGGGCAGCGGCTGCACCGGTACGAGGACTATGTCCAGGTCGTGCCCGACCCGGCGGCGCTGGGCGGGTACCTGGACGGGTTCCGGTACGGGATGCCGCCGCACGGGGGGTTCGCGATCGGCCTGGAACGGTTCGTGGCGCGGCTGACGGGGGCGGCGAACGTGCGGGAGGTGACGGCTTTCCCGAGGGACCTGCACCGGGTCATGCCGTAG
- the lipA gene encoding lipoyl synthase, giving the protein MLRIEARNAETPIERKPPWIKVKAKMGPEYTHMRGLVQKEGLHTVCQEAGCPNIYECWEDREATFLIGGDQCTRRCDFCQIDTGKPAEFDADEPRRVGESVATMGLKYATVTGVARDDLPDGGAWLYAETVRQIHKLQPGCGVELLIPDFNADPQQLAEVFGAAPEVLAHNVETVPRIFKRIRPGFRYDRSLDVITQARAAGLVTKSNLILGMGEERSEVSQALRDLHAAGCELITITQYLRPTPRHHPVDRWVKPEEFVELREEAEQIGFAGVMSGPLVRSSYRAGRLYQQALAARG; this is encoded by the coding sequence ATGCTGCGCATCGAGGCGCGCAACGCCGAAACTCCCATCGAGCGGAAGCCGCCGTGGATCAAGGTCAAAGCCAAGATGGGCCCGGAATACACGCACATGCGCGGGCTCGTGCAGAAGGAAGGCCTGCACACGGTCTGCCAGGAGGCCGGCTGTCCCAACATCTATGAGTGCTGGGAAGACCGCGAGGCCACCTTCCTGATCGGCGGCGACCAGTGCACCCGCCGCTGCGACTTCTGCCAGATCGACACCGGCAAGCCGGCCGAGTTCGACGCCGACGAGCCCCGCCGCGTCGGCGAGTCGGTCGCCACGATGGGCCTCAAGTACGCCACGGTCACCGGCGTCGCCCGCGACGACCTCCCCGACGGCGGCGCCTGGCTCTACGCGGAGACGGTCCGCCAGATCCACAAGCTGCAGCCAGGCTGCGGTGTCGAGCTCCTCATCCCGGACTTCAACGCCGACCCCCAGCAACTCGCCGAGGTCTTCGGCGCGGCGCCCGAGGTCCTGGCCCACAACGTCGAGACGGTCCCCCGCATCTTCAAGCGCATCCGCCCCGGCTTCCGCTACGACCGCTCCCTCGACGTCATCACCCAGGCCCGAGCCGCCGGCCTCGTCACCAAGTCCAACCTGATTCTCGGCATGGGCGAAGAACGCTCGGAAGTCTCCCAAGCCCTCCGCGACCTCCACGCCGCGGGCTGCGAGCTCATCACCATCACCCAGTACCTGCGCCCCACCCCCCGCCACCACCCGGTCGACCGCTGGGTGAAGCCGGAAGAATTCGTCGAACTCCGCGAAGAAGCCGAGCAGATCGGCTTCGCCGGCGTGATGTCGGGCCCCCTGGTCCGCTCCTCATACCGAGCCGGCCGCCTCTACCAGCAGGCCCTCGCCGCCCGCGGCTGA